In the Lepus europaeus isolate LE1 chromosome 18, mLepTim1.pri, whole genome shotgun sequence genome, one interval contains:
- the ZNF652 gene encoding zinc finger protein 652, translating to MSHTASSCQELVESCAVHVAGMAQEDSRRGQVPSTFYHGANQELDLSTKVYKRESGSPYSVLVDTKMSKPHLHETEEQPYFRETRAVSDVHAVKEDRENSDDTDEEEEEEEEVSYKREQIIVEVNLNNQTLNVSKGEKGVSSQSKETPVLKTSSEEEEEESEEEATDDSNDYGENERQKKKEKIVEKVSVTQRRTRRAASVAAATAAPTPRATRGRRKSVEPPKRKKRATKEPKAPVQKAKCEEKETLTCEKCPRVFNTRWYLEKHMNVTHRRMQICDKCGKKFVLESELSLHQQTDCEKNIQCVSCNKSFKKLWSLHEHIKIVHGYAEKKFSCEICEKKFYTMAHVRKHMVAHTKDMPFTCETCGKSFKRSMSLKVHSLQHSGEKPFRCENCDERFQYKYQLRSHMSIHIGHKQFMCQWCGKDFNMKQYFDEHMKTHTGEKPFICEICGKSFTSRPNMKRHRRTHTGEKPYPCDVCGQRFRFSNMLKAHKEKCFRVTSPVNVPPAVQTPLTAAPAAPLPSVASTPATPAPPINMNPGSALPPRPIPHPFSHLHIHPHPHPSHHLPIPPVPHLPPPPALFKSEPLNHRGQSEDSFLRHLAEKPSAAQHH from the exons ATGAGCCACACAGCCAGTTCTTGTCAGGAGCTGGTTGAAAGCTGTGCTGTGCATGTAGCAGGGATGGCACAAGAAGACAGCCGTCGTGGTCAAGTGCCATCTACCTTTTATCATGGTGCCAACCAAGAACTTGACCTTTCCACCAAAGTGTACAAAAGGGAATCAGGAAGTCCTTATTCTGTGTTAGTGGACACCAAGATGAGTAAACCACATCTCCACGAAACAGAGGAACAGCCGTATTTCAGGGAGACAAGAGCAGTGTCTGATGTGCATGCCGTGAAAGAAGACCGGGAGAATTCTGATGACACAgacgaggaagaggaggaggaggaggaggtctcTTACAAAAGGGAGCAGATCATAGTGGAGGTAAACCTTAATAATCAAACATTAAATGTGTCTAAAGGGGAAAAGGGTGTCTCTTCTCAGTCCAAAGAGACTCCTGTTCTTAAGACAAgcagtgaggaggaagaggaagagagtgaggaagaggcCACAGACGACAGCAATGACTATGGAGAGAAcgaaaggcagaagaaaaaagagaagatagTGGAGAAAGTCAGCGTCACACAAAGGAGAACCCGGAGAGCTGCCTCTGTTGCTGCAGCTACCGCTGCCCCTACTCCCAGAGCTACGAGAGGGCGTAGGAAGAGTGTAGAGCCACCTAAGCGTAAGAAGCGGGCCACAAAGGAGCCCAAAGCACCAGTCCAGAAAGCTAAGTGTGAAGAGAAAGAGACTCTGACCTGTGAGAAGTGCCCCAGGGTGTTTAATACTCGCTGGTACCTGGAGAAGCACATGAACGTTACTCATAGGCGCATGCAGATTTGTGATAAGTGTGGCAAGAAGTTTGTCCTGGAAAGTGAGCTGTCCCTTCACCAGCAaacagactgtgaaaaaaacatcCAG TGTGTGTCCTGTAACAAATCCTTCAAGAAACTCTGGTCCCTTCATGAACATATCAAGATTGTCCATGGATATGCAGAGAAGAAGTTTTCCTGTGAAATTTGTGAGAAGAAATTTTATACCATGGCTCACGTACGGAAGCACATGGTTG CACACACGAAAGACATGCCGTTCACATGTGAAACCTGTGGAAAATCATTCAAGCGCAGTATGTCACTCAAGGTGCACTCCTTGCAGCATTCTGGAGAGAAGCCATTCAGATGCGAG AACTGTGACGAGAGGTTCCAGTACAAGTACCAGCTGCGCTCACACATGAGCATCCACATTGGGCACAAGCAGTTCATGTGCCAGTGGTGCGGCAAGGACTTCAACATGAAGCAGTACTTCGACGAGCACATGAAGACCCACACTG GAGAGAAACCCTTCATCTGTGAAATCTGCGGCAAAAGCTTCACCAGCCGCCCCAACATGAAGAGGCACCGCAGGACGCACACCGGCGAGAAGCCTTACCCGTGCGACGTGTGCGGCCAGCGCTTCCGCTTCTCCAACATGCTCAAGGCCCACAAGGAGAAGTGCTTCCGGGTGACCAGCCCGGTGAACGTGCCGCCGGCCGTGCAGACCCCGCTGACAGCTGCCCCCGCCGCCCCACTGCCCTCAGTGGCCAGCACGCCGGCGACCCCGGCCCCGCCAATCAACATGAACCCGGGCAGCGCCCTGCCCCCCcggcccatcccccaccccttctcGCACCTGCACAtccacccgcacccgcacccctCGCACCACCTGCCCATCCCTCCGGTGCCtcacctgcccccgccccccgcgctcTTTAAGAGCGAGCCCCTGAACCACAGAGGCCAGAGCGAGGACAGCTTTCTGCGGCACCTGGCCGAGAAGCCGAGCGCAGCGCAGCACCATTAG